A stretch of Cynocephalus volans isolate mCynVol1 chromosome 9, mCynVol1.pri, whole genome shotgun sequence DNA encodes these proteins:
- the SMARCA5 gene encoding SWI/SNF-related matrix-associated actin-dependent regulator of chromatin subfamily A member 5, which yields MSSAAEPPPPPPPESAPSKPAASAASGGSNKGGPEGVAAQAAPSAASAGPADAEMEEVFDDASPGKQKEIQEPDPTYEEKMQTDRANRFEYLLKQTELFAHFIQPAAQKTPTSPLKMKPGRPRIKKDEKQNLLSVGDYRHRRTEQEEDEELLTESSKATNVCTRFEDSPSYVKWGKLRDYQVRGLNWLISLYENGINGILADEMGLGKTLQTISLLGYMKHYRNIPGPHMVLVPKSTLHNWMSEFKRWVPTLRSVCLIGDKEQRAAFVRDVLLPGEWDVCVTSYEMLIKEKSVFKKFNWRYLVIDEAHRIKNEKSKLSEIVREFKTTNRLLLTGTPLQNNLHELWSLLNFLLPDVFNSADDFDSWFDTNNCLGDQKLVERLHMVLRPFLLRRIKADVEKSLPPKKEVKIYVGLSKMQREWYTRILMKDIDILNSAGKMDKMRLLNILMQLRKCCNHPYLFDGAEPGPPYTTDMHLVTNSGKMVVLDKLLPKLKEQGSRVLIFSQMTRVLDILEDYCMWRNYEYCRLDGQTPHDERQESINAYNEPNSTKFVFMLSTRAGGLGINLATADVVILYDSDWNPQVDLQAMDRAHRIGQTKTVRVFRFITDNTVEERIVERAEMKLRLDSIVIQQGRLVDQNLNKIGKDEMLQMIRHGATHVFASKESEITDEDIDGILERGAKKTAEMNEKLSKMGESSLRNFTMDTESSVYNFEGEDYREKQKIAFTEWIEPPKRERKANYAVDAYFREALRVSEPKAPKAPRPPKQPNVQDFQFFPPRLFELLEKEILYYRKTIGYKVPRNPDLPNAAQAQKEEQLKIDEAEPLNDEELEEKEKLLTQGFTNWNKRDFNQFIKANEKWGRDDIENIAREVEGKTPEEVIEYSAVFWERCNELQDIEKIMAQIERGEARIQRRISIKKALDTKIGRYKAPFHQLRISYGTNKGKNYTEEEDRFLICMLHKLGFDKENVYDELRQCIRNSPQFRFDWFLKSRTAMELQRRCNTLITLIERENMELEEKEKAEKKKRGPKPSTQKRKMDGAPDGRGRKKKMKL from the exons gAAGTATTTGATGACGCATCACCTGGAAAGCAAAAGGAAATTCAAGAACCAGATCCTACCTATGAGGAAAAAATG caAACTGACCGAGCAAATAGATTTGAGTATTTATTAAAGCAGACAGAGCTGTTTGCACATTTCATTCAGCCTGCTGCTCAGAAGACTCCAACGTCACCTTTGAAGATGAAACCAGGGCGTCCACGAATAAAAAAGGATGAGAAACAGAACTTGCTGTCAGTTGGCGA CTACCGACACCGTAGAACGGAGCAAGAGGAGGATGAAGAACTATTAACAGAAAGCTCCAAAGCAACCAATGTTTGCACTCGATTTGAAGACTCTCCATCAT ATGTAAAATGGGGTAAACTGAGAGATTATCAGGTCCGAGGATTAAATTGGCTTATTTCTTTGTATGAGAATGGCATCAATGGTATCCTTGCAGATGAAATG GGCCTGGGAAAGACTCTTCAAACCATTTCCCTTCTTGGGTACATGAAACACTATAGAAACATTCCTGGTCCTCATATGGTTTTGGTTCCTAAGTCTACATTACACAACTGGATGAGTGAATTCAAGAGATGGGTACCAACACTTAGATCTGTTTGTTTAATAGGAGATAAAGAACAAAGA GCTGCTTTTGTCAGAGATGTTTTATTACCAGGAGAGTGGGATGTATGTGTAACATCTTATGAAATGCTTATTAAAGAGAAGTCTGTGTTCAAAAAATTTAATTGGAGATACTTAGTTATAGATGAAGCCCATAggatcaaaaatgaaaaatctaag ttgtcAGAAATAGTGAGGGAATTCAAGACTACAAATCGACTGTTATTAACTGGAACACCTCTTCAGAACAATTTGCATGAGCTGTGGTcacttcttaattttttgttgccAGATGTGTTTAATTCAGCTGAT GACTTTGATTCCTGGTTTGATACAAACAACTGCCTTGGGGATCAAAAGCTAGTTGAGAGGCTTCACATG GTTTTACGTCCATTCCTCCTTCGTCGAATTAAGGCTGATGTTGAAAAGAGTTTGCCTCcaaagaaggaagtaaaaatcTATGTGGGTCTCAGCAAAATGCAAAGAGAGTG GTATACTCGGATATTAATGAAGGATATAGATATACTAAACTCAGCAGGCAAGATGGACAAAATGAGATTATTGAACATCCTAATGCAGTTGAGGAAATGCTGTAATCATCCATATCTATTTGATGGAGCTGAACCTGGTCCACCTTATACAACAGATATGCATCTGGTTACCAACAGTGGCAAGATGGTGGTATTAGACAAGCTGCTTCCTAAATTAAAAGAACAAG GTTCACGAGTACTAATCTTCAGTCAAATGACAAGGGTATTGGACATTTTAGAAGATTATTGTATGTGGAGAAATTATGAGTACTGCAGGTTGGATGGGCAAACACCCCATGATGAGAGACAA gaGTCCATCAATGCATACAATGAACCAAATAGCACAAAGTTTGTTTTCATGTTAAGCACACGTGCTGGTGGTCTTGGCATTAATCTTGCTACTGCTGATGTAGTAATTTTATATGATTCAGATTGGAATCCCCAAGTAGATCTTCAGGCTATG GACCGAGCACACAGAATTGGACAAACCAAGACAGTCAGAGTGTTCCGCTTTATAACCGATAATACTGTAGAAGAAAGAATAGTAGAACGCGCTGAGATGAAACTCAGACTGGATTCAATAGTCATTCAACAAG GGAGGCTCGTGGATCAGAATCTGAACAAAATTGGGAAAGATGAAATGCTTCAAATGATTCGACATGGGGCAACACATGTATTCGCTTCAAAGGAGAGTGAGATCACTGATGAGGATATTGATGGTATTTTGGAAAGAGGTGCAAAAAAG acTGCAGAGATGAATGAAAAGCTCTCCAAGATGGGTGAAAGCTCGCTTAGAAACTTTACAATGGATACAGAATCAAGTGTTTATAACTTTGAAGGAGAAGactatagagaaaaacaaaag ATTGCATTCACAGAGTGGATTGAACCACCTAAACGAGAAAGAAAGGCCAACTATGCTGTTGATGCATATTTCAGGGAAGCTCTTCGTGTTAGTGAACCTAAAGCACCCAAG gCTCCTCGACCTCCTAAACAACCCAATGTACAGGATTTTCAGTTCTTTCCCCCACGTTTATTTGAATTActtgaaaaagaaattctgtattACAGAAAAACTATTGGGTACAAG gTACCTCGAAATCCTGACCTACCTAATGCAGCACAGGCACAAAAAGAAGAACAGCTTAAAATTGATGAAGCTGAACCCCTTAATGATGAGGAGttggaggaaaaagagaagctTCTAACACAG GGATTTACCAATTGGAATAAGAGAGATTTTAACCAGTTTATCAAAGCTAATGAGAAGTGGGGTCGTGACGATATTGAAAATATAGCAagagaagtagaaggaaaaacTCCTGAAGAAGTCATTGAATACTCAG CTGTGTTCTGGGAAAGATGCAATGAGCTCCAGGACATAGAAAAGATTATGGCTCAGATTGAAAGGGGAGAGGCAAGAATTCAAAGAAGAATAAGTATCAAAAAAGCACTTGACACAAAG ATTGGACGGTACAAAGCACCTTTTCATCAGCTGAGAATATCATATGGTACtaacaaaggaaaaaactatACTGAAGAAGAGGATCGTTTTCTGATTTGTATGCTTCACAAGCTTGGATTTGACAAGGAAAATGTATATGATGAATTGAGACAGTGTATTCGCAACTCTCCTCAGTTTAGATTTGACTGGTTTCTTAAGTCCAGAACTGCAATG GAGCTCCAGAGGAGGTGTAATACCTTAATTACTTTGATTGAAAGAGAGAACATGGAActagaagaaaaggagaaggcagagaaaaagaaacgaGGACCAAAGCCTTCA ACACAGAAACGTAAAATGGATGGAGCACCTGATGGtcgaggaagaaaaaagaagatgaaactaTGA